CGTCGTACCAGTCGCCGCCGACCTTGGCCGCCTCGGCGGCCGCGGCGTAGCGCACGACGACGTGCACGTGGTCCGGCTCCGGCGGCTTCGAGAGCAGGGAGCGCTGCAGGCCCTCGGCGAGGTCGCGCTGCTGGCGGTAGAGGCGCGCGCTGTCCAGCGCCAGGCCGGCCCGCGAGGCGACCTCCTGCAGGGTGCGCAGGTCGTCCCCGTCGACCGGCGCCCGGCCCGGTCCGCGGAAGACGGAGAGCAGCCCGGTGGTGCGCCCGCGCCCGGCGAGGGGCAGGAAGACCGCCGACGCCGGGTCGAGCGCGTCGAGCAGGTCGCGCGCCTCGCCCTCGCGCAGCACCCCGCGGATCGCCCGGGCCGCCCGCTCGCGCACCTGGACGGGGCGCCCGGCGCGCAGGGTGCGGGCGAGGAAGGACTCGTCGGTGAGGGCGCCGAGGCGCACCCGGCTGTACGCGGTGACGACCGGGCGCTGCGCGGGGTCGGCGTGCCACGCGCCGACGTCGCGCAGCCCGCGGTACGACCCGGCCGCGTGGTCGTCGTCCACGAGGGTGACGAGGCACCAGTCGCCCAGCGCCGGCGCGACGAGCCGGGCGAGCCGGCCGACCGCCTCCTCGGCGTCGAGGGTGCCGGTGAGCTCCGCGGTCACCTCGGCGAGCAGCGCCACCCGCCGCGCCGCGGCGGCGGCGGCCTCCTGGGCGCGGCGGCGCTCGGTCACGTCCAGGAAGTAGACGCTCAGCCCGTCCGGGCCCGGCCAGGCGCGGACCTCGTACCAGGCGTCGAGGGGTGCCGGGTAGTGGGCGTCGAAGGCGACCGGCTGCCCGGTCTGCGCGGCGTGCCGGTACTGCGCCTCGAAGTCCGAGCCGACGGCGGCGGGGAACAGCTCCCACACGACGCCGCCGAGCAGCTCGTCGCGCGGGCGGCCGAGCACCCGCTCGGCCTGCGGGTTGACGTAGGTGAACCGCCAGTCGTGGTCGAGGGCGTAGAAGGCCGTCGACATCGTCTCGAGCACCCGCGCGACCCGGGCCTCGCCCTCGCGGACCCCGGAGACGTCGTGGGCCGCGCCGAGCACGCGCTCCGCGGTCCCGTCCTCGCCCGCGAGGGCCCGCCCGGCCGCCGCGACCCAGCGCATCCGCCCGTCGGGCAGCACGACGCGGTACTCCGCCTCGTAGGTGCCGCAGGTGTCGATGGCCTCCTGCAGCGCCCGGGTCACCCGCGCGACGTCGTCCGGGTGGACCCGCTCGTTGAACGCCTCGATGCGCCCGCCGAAGCCGGCGCGGTCGAAGCCGAACATGCGCAGCAGCCGGTCGTCCCAGCGCAGCTCGCCGGTGCGCAGGTCCCAGTCGAAGGTGCCGACCCCGGCCGCGTCGATCGCCAGCTCCCACACCACCCGGTCGTGGTGGTACTCCGTGCTCAGCGCCGACAGCTCGAGCTCGGCCACGGCGCTCGCGGCGAGCTGCTCGAGCAGGGCGACGTCCGCGGGCGACCACGTGCGCGGGCGCCGGTCGAAGGCGCACATGGCGCCGACGAGGTCGCCCGCGCTGCTCGTGAGCGGCACGCCGAGGTACGAGCCCACCCGCCCGCTCGTCACCGGCGGCAGGTCGCGCACCCGGGCGTCGGCGACGGCGTCCGGCACGACGAGCGGGGCGCCGGACACCGCGGTCACGGTGCACAGGGACTCCTCGCGCGGGCCCTCGCTGCCCACCGCCCCGGGGGCCAGGCCGCTCCCGCCGGCGACCGTCTGCACGTCGGCGACGAGCGAGACCTGGGCCGCCGTCGTGCCCAGCAGGCGCGCGGCGAGGGCCGAGAGCCGGTCGAGCGCGGGGTTGCCGCCGGGTGCGGGGCGCAGGCGGCGGGCGGCGGCGTCCGCCGCCCGCGCGGTCCCGGAGGTCGGCGACGTCTCCATGCTGCCCATCCTCGCCGCGTGGCGCTCGGTGCTGCCGGAGCCGGCGGCGGGCTCGCCGCGGGTGCGGCGGCGATCGGGTCGGAGCGGGCGACGAGAATCGAACTCGCACTGTCAGCTTGGGAAGCTGATGTTCTGCCATTGAACTACGCCCGCCGGCGCCCTCGTCCGAGGGCGACCGCGCCAGAGCATACCTGCTCGAGCCGCTAGGGTCCGCCCCATGCTCCTCTCGGACCGCGACATCCGGGCCGCGCTGGACGACGGGCGGCTCTCCCTCGCGCCGTACGACCCGGCGATGGTGCAGCCCTCGAGCGTGGACGTGCGCCTCGACCGGCTGTTCCGGGTGTTCGAGAACCACCGCTACCCGCACATCGACCCGGCCGAGGAGCAGCCCGACCTCACGCGGGTCGTCGAGCCCGGGCCGGACGAGCCGTTCATCCTGCACCCGGGCGAGTTCGTCCTGGCCTCGACGTACGAGGTCGTGACCCTGCCCGACGACCTGGCCGCCCGGCTCGAGGGCAAGTCCTCGCTCGGCCGGCTCGGGCTGCTGACCCACTCCACCGCCGGGTTCATCGACCCGGGGTTCAGCGGGCACGTCACGCTCGAGCTGTCCAACGTGGCGACGCTGCCGATCAAGCTGTGGCCGGGCATGAAGATCGGCCAGCTCTGCATCTTCCGCCTGAGCAGCCCCGCCCAGGACCCGTACGGCTCCCAAGTCCACGGCTCGCGCTACCAGGGCCAGCGGGGGCCGACCCCGTCGCGCTCCTACCTCTCCTTCCACCGCACCGACGTCTCGTGACCCCGCCGGGCGGGCAGCGCGAGGTGCTCGACTGGGCGACGTACGGCGTGGCGGCGCGCGAGCTCGCGCGGCAGGTGGCCGACGCCGGGTACCGCCCCGACCTCGTCCTCGGCATCGCCCGCGGCGGGCTCGTGGCGGCGACCTCGGTCGCGTACGCGCTGTCGGTGAAGAACCTGTTCACGATGAACGTGGAGTTCTACACCGGCGTCGACGAGCGCCTGCCGGTGCCGATCGTGCTCCCACCGGTCCCCGACGTCGTCGACCTCGCGGGGGCGCGGGTGCTCGTGGTGGACGACGTGGCCGACACCGGGCGCACGCTCGAGCTGGTGCTGCGGTTCTGCGCGGGCCACGTCGCCGAGGCGCGCTCGGCGGCCCTCTACGAGAAGCCGGGGTCGGTGGTCCGCTGCGACTGGGTGTGGCGGCGCACGGACCGCTGGATCGAGTTCCCGTGGTCCGCGGAGGAGCCCCTCGCCTGACCTTCCTGTACGCTCGTACCAGAAATCCCGTACGAGCGTCCAAGGAGCGTGCCCGATGGCCTGGGCCTACCTGATCGTCGCCGGCTTCCTCGAGACCGCCTTCGCCGTGAGCCTCAAGGCCAGCGAGGGCTTCACCCGGCTCGTCCCGTCGGTGCTCTTCGCCGTCTTCTCCGTCAGCTCGTTCGGCCTGCTCACCCTCGCCCTGCGCGACCTGCCGGTGGGCACGGCGTACGCGGTGTGGACCGGCATCGGCGCGGCCGGCACGGCGGTCGTCGGCATGGTGTGGCTCGGCGACCCCGCCTCGGTGCTGCGCATCGTCTCGATCGTGCTCATCGTCGCGGGCGTGGTCGGGCTCAACCTCAGCAGCGCGGCGCACTGATGGCGGGCACCGCCGGCTCCACGCCCAAGGGGGAGCGGCGGCGCGAGGCGATCGCCGCCGCCGCCGCGGACCTCGCGCTCGAGGAGGGCTTCGGCGCCGTCACGCACCGCGCCGTCGCCGCGCGCTGCGGGGTGCCCCTGGGCGCCATGACGTACTACTTCCCCGACCGCCCGGCCCTCGCGCTCGCCGCGCTCGAGCGGGGCGCCGCCCTCGACGTCGAGCGGGCCCGCGCCGCGGCCGCGGGCCCCGGCGACCTCGCCGAGGTGCTCGTCGCGGTCGTCACCGGCGACCGGCCCGGCGACGCCCCCCGCCTCGCCGCGCTCTACGAGCGCGTCCTCGAGGTCGCCCGCACCCCGGCCCTCGCCGCGGCCGCCGCCCGCTGGCAGGACGAGCTGCTCGCCGCCGTCGCCGGCGCCCTCGCCCGCCACGGCGCCCCCCTGCCCCCGCGCACCGCCCTCGCCCTCGTCGACGGCAGCGCCGTGCAGGCCCTCACCGACGGGCGCCCCGACCGTGAGCACCTCGTGGGCCTCGTGCGGGCGGGGCTGGCCGCGCTGACCACGTGAGGCACCCGCACGGGGTGCCTGACGAGGATGCGAGGCCGCGCGAGGGACCCGTACGCCTGCCTCGCGCGGTCGTCGCGGGACCCCCTCAGGGCGCGAGGACCGCGTCGGCCATCGCCCGACCGACCCAGTCGGCGTACTCCTGGGGCGACCAGCCGCGCCGCTGCACGAGGTGCTCCCAGACGGCGAGGCTGTTGAGCGTCCACAGGGCGTCGCGGGCCCGCTCGACGTCCACGCCAGGGCGCAGCGCTCCGAGCTCGTCGAGCCGGGCGGCCACCCCGGCGGTGCCGACCAGGCGCTGGGCGTCCATGCGCTCGAGGAGCGCGCGCAGGTCGGGGTCGCCGGCGGCGGCGCCCGCCGTGACGACGGCGAGCAGCGGGCCGAGCCGGGTGAGCAGGACCAGGCCCAGTCCGGCGTAGCCGTGCAGCAGCGCGCGCGGGTCGGTGCGCCCCATGACCTCGACGGTCGCGGGCCGCTGCGCGAAGGGCACCGGCTCGTCGTCGCCGACGAGGGTGACGTCGAACAGCCGGGTGAGCAGGCCCGCCTTGCTGCCGAACGCGTTGTAGACGGTCTGCCCCGACACCCCGGCCTCGCGGGCCACCGCCGCCACCGTCGTCCCCGCGTAGCCGTCGCGCAGGAACAGCGTCCGGGCGGCCTCGAGCACGAGCCGCCGGGTCAGCCGGGCCTGCTCGGCCCGCACCGCGCTCGCGTACGGCCTCCGGTCGCCCACCGGAGCACCCTAACCGCTTGACTTTGACTCCAGTGTATTTAACGTGGTTCCAACGGACTCTCCGGTCCGTCCCTGCCACCTCCCCAGGAGCCCGCCGTGGCGACCTTCCTCCTCGCGAGCATCCCGGTGCCCGCGCACACCACCAACCCGCTGCCCTTCGCCGCGCGCCTCGTCGAGCGCGGGCACCGCGTCCTCTGGTACGCCGGGCGCGCCTTCCACGACCGCCTCGCCGCGGTCGGTGCCGAGCCGCTGCCGTACGCCCGCGCCGACGACTTCGGCGGCGAGGAGCTCGACGAGCACTTCCCGCAGTTCGCCGGCCGCTCGGGCGTGCGGCTCATCGCGCGCGCCTTCGACGAGGTCTTCGTCGGCCAGGCCCCGGCACGGGTCGCCGACCTGCGCCCGGTCCTCGCCGCGCACCGGGTCGACGCGATGCTCTGCGACGAGCTCATGTACGGCGTCGGCCTGCTCTCGGAGCTCACCGGGGTGCCGTGGGCCACGTTCGGCGACGGGCCGCTGCCGTTCCCGGAGCCGGACGTCCCGCCGTTCGGGCCCGGCCTGCTGCCGGTGGGAGGTCCCCTCGGCCGGCTGCGCAACCGGGTCGTCGGGCTCGCCGCCCGCCGCGTCGTGTTCCGCGCGGCGCAGCGGCGGTACGACCGCGTCCGCGCCGACCTCGCCCTGCCGCCGGCCGCCGGCGGGGTGCTCGACGCGTCGACCTCGCCCTACCTGCACCTGCACGGGGCGGTTCCCTCGTTCGAGTACCCGAGGCGCCGGCTGCCGGGGCACGTGCACTGGGTCGGCGCCCTGCGCCCGGACCCGCCGGCCGCGTGGTCGCCACCGCCCTGGTGGGACGAGGTCGTCGGGGCCCGGCGGCCCGTCGTGGCGGTGACGCAGGGGAGCATCCGCCCCGACGTCACCGAGCTGCTCCTGCCGGCGGTGCGCGCCCTGGCCGACGAGGACGTCCTCGTCGTCGTCACGACCGGGGCGGCGGCGCCGGAGGACCTCGTCGGCGCGTACGGCGGCCCGCTGCCGGCGAACGTGCGGGTCGCGCCCTTCGTCCCGTACGACCTGCTCCTGCCGCACGCCGCCGCCTTCGTCACCAACGGCGGCTACACGGGGGTGACCCTCGCCCTGGCGCACGGCGTGCCGCTGGTGCACGCCGGCTCGACGGAGGAGAAGGCGGAGATCGGCGCGCGGGTGCAGTGGTCCGGCGTCGGCGTGCGCCTCGGCACCACCTGGCCCTCGGACCGCGCGGTCCGCGAGGGGGTGCGGCGGGTGCTGCGCGACCCCGCGCACCGCGCCGCGGCCGCCCGGGTCCGCGACGAGATGGCCCGGCACGACGCGGGCACCGAGGGCGCCCTGCTGCTCGAGCGGCTCGCTGCGACGCGGGCGCCGGTGCTGCGGGGGGAGGTGCCGCTGCCGGTCCCGCGGTGACCGCACGAGGGGCCCCACGGGGCGCCCGACGGGGCCTCGCCGCCCCGCGGGGCACCCTCCCGCCTGGTGCGCGCGGTCCTCGCGGACCCGCGGGCTCAGCCCTCGCGCCCGCCCTCGGCGCCCGCGCTGGCCCCGTCGACCGCGTCGGGGTGCCCCGCGCCCACGGCGACCGGGTCGGCGGGCTGCACCGAGCGCAGCAGGACCTGCGCGACGTCGAGGACCTCGGTGCCCTCGTCGGCGTCGCGGGCGGTCACGCCGTCGCCGACCATGACGCGGCAGAACGGGCAGGCGACGGCGACGGTGTCCGGCTGCAGGGCCAGGGCCTCGTCGACCCGGTCGAGGTTGATCCGGGTGCCGATCGTCTCCTCCATCCACAGGCGCGCCCCGCCGGCGCCGCAGCAGAACGACCGCTCCCGCGAGCGCTGCAGCTCGGTCAGCTCCAGGCCGGGGACGGCGCCGAGGAGCTCGCGCGGGGGCTCGTACACCTGGTTGTGCCGGCCCAGGAAGCACGGGTCGTGGTAGGTGATCGACTGCTCGACCCGCTGCACGGGCACGAGGCGCCGCTCGCGCACGAGGCGGTTGAGCAGCTGCGTGTGGTGCACGACGGCGTAGTGGCCGCCGAGCTGCGGGTACTCCCGGCCGATCGTCGTGAAGCAGTGCGGGCAGGTGACGACGATCTTCGTGCCGGTCCCCTCCGCCGCACCCGCCGCGTCGAGCGCCTCGACGTTGGCCGCCGCGAGCATCTGGAACAGGAACTCGTTGCCCGAGCGGCGGGCCGGGTCGCCGGTGCAGCCCTCGCCGCTGCCGAGCACCGCGAAGCGCACCCCCGCGGTGTGCAGCAGCTCGGCGACGGCCCGCGTGGTGCGCTTCGCCCGGTCCTCGAAGGCGCCCGCGCAGCCCACCCAGAACAGGTAGTCGTACCCCTCCAGGGACTCCGTCGTCTCCCCGACGACGGGCACCTCGAACGGCAGCCCCTTGGCCCAGTCCATCCGCCCGGCCGCCGGCGCGCCCCACGGGTTGCCCGAGCGCTCGAGGTTGCGGAACAGCCCGCCGAGCTCGTTGGGGAACGCCGACTCCACGAGCACCTGGTAGCGGCGCATGTCCATGATGTGGTCGACGTGCTCGATGTCGACCGGGCACTGCTCGACGCAGGCGCCGCACGAGGTGCACGACCACAGGACGTCGGGGTCGATGACGCCGCCCTCGTCCCCGGGCGCGACGAGGGGGCGCTCGGCCTCGGCCCGGGCCTGCTCGGGGACGCGGGCCAGCGCCGCCGGGTCGGCGTCGTCGCCGCCCGCCAGCAGGTACGGCGCCTTGGCGTGCGCGTGGTCGCGCAGCGCGGTGACGACGAGCTTCGGCGACAGCGGCTTCTGCGTGTTCCACGCCGGGCACTGCGACTGGCAGCGCCCGCACTCGGTGCAGGTGGAGACGTCGAGCAGGCCCTTCCACGTGAGGTCCTCGACCCTGCCGACGCCGAAGACGTCGTCCTCGCCCGGGTCCTCGAAGTCGATCTCCACGCCGCGGCTGCGCATCGGCTCGAGCGGGCCGAGGGCCACGCTCGACGTGCCCTCCTCGCGCGTGGTCACCGGCGTGCGCTTGAGCCAGATGTTGGGGAACGCGGTGAAGCGGTGCCAGGCCACGCCCATCGTCGTGTGCAGCGCGATGACGACGAACCACAGCATCGACGCCACGACCTTGACCGTCGCCACGGCGAGCACGAGGTCCCGTACGGTCCCCGCCCCCAGCCCGTCGAGCGCCGGCACGAGCAGCCCCGACACCGGGTGCGCCGCGTCCCAGCCGGTCGCCCCGTCGTGCACCGCCTCGAGCGCGCGCAGGACCAGCACGCACAGCGCGATCGTGACGATCGTCCACTCGACGTAGTAGCCCTGCCACATCGTCGAGCCCGCGAAGCGCGAGCGGCGGCCGAGGCGCGAGGGCCGCTGGCGCAGCCGCGTGGCGATGAGGACGAGGACGCCGAGCAGGGTGGCGAGCGCGACGAGCTCGACGAAGGCCCCGTACGGCGCCCAGCCCCCGATCACCGGCAGCCGCCAGCCGTCGACGAACAGCTCGCCGTACGCCTGCACCAGCGTCCCCGCCAGCGCGCCGAACCCCACGAACACGAACCAGTGGGCCGCCCCGACGACCGACCACTTCAGCATCCGGGTGTGCCCGAGGGTCTCGCGGAGCATCGTCGCGGTACGCGTCGCGGGCCGGTCGGTGCGCCCGGCCACCGGCTGCCCCAGGCGCACCGTCGCGACGATGCGCGCCGCGGCCTGCGCCACGAGCGCCAGCGCGACCGCCGTCACGGCGAGCGAGACCACGATGGCCAGGACCTGCATCGGACGAGCCTCCCTGCGCAGCGCCCGGCGCCGTCGCCGGGGGGCCGGGTCATGTTACCGAGCGGTAGGCCGGGTGCGCGGCTGCGCTGCGTGACCCATGAGGGGCACCCCCAGGCGCGCGCCGCCCCTGGGGGTGCCCCTCAGCAGACTCGACTCTGCTGAGGGTGCCCCTCAGGCGTCCCGTGCGCCTGGGGGTGCCCCTCATGGGTCAGCGCAGGGGCGGCCTCCCCGCGCCCGAACCCCCGCGCGCCCGGCGGGCCGCCGTCCCTAGGCTGCGCGCGTGCTCCAGCGCCTGCGCTCCCTGCCCGCCCAGGCGGTGGGGGCGGGGGTGGTGGCGGCCGTGCTGGGCTACGCGAGCTCGGTGGCCGTGGTGGTGGCGGGGCTGACGGCGGCGGGCGCCTCGACCGCGCAGGTCGGCAGCGGCCTCGCCGCGGTGGGCGTGGCGATGGGCGTGCTGAGCATCGCGCTGAGCGTGACGACGCGCGTGCCCGTCGCGGTGGTGTGGTCGACGCCGGGGCTGGCGCTGCTGGCGGCGGTGGGGCCGGTCGCGGGCGGCTTCCCCGCGGTGCTCGGTGCGCTGGCGCTGGCCGGCGGGCTCATCGCCCTCACCGGCCTGGTGCGCCCGCTGTCCCGGCTGCTGCAGCGCCTGCCCGCCCCGGTCACCTCGGCGGTGCTCGCCGGGATCCTCCTGCCGTTCTGCCTGGCGCCGGCCCGCGCGCTCGAGCCGTTCCCCGTCCAGGCGGGGGTCGTCTGCCTCGTCTGGGTGGCGGCGCTGCGCCTCGCCCCGCGGTACGCCGCCCCGGCCGCCCTCGCCGCCCTGCTCGCGGTCGTCGCGGTCGACGGCGGCGTGGTGCTGCCCGGTGGCGGCGACGCGCTGCCCTCGCTCGTCGCGACCGCGCCGACGCTGTCGTGGCAGGCGGTGACCGCGATCGCCCTGCCGCTGTACGTCGTCACCATGGCCGCGCAGAACCTCGTCGGCGCCGCGGTGCTGTCCTCGTACGGCTACCGCACCCCCGTCGGGCGCGTCCTCGTCGGCACCGGCCTCGCCTCGGCGGCGACGGCCCCGCTGGCCGCGCCGACCGCGAACCTCGCCGCGATCACCGGGGCGCTGACCGCCGGCCCGGCCGCGCACCCGGACCCGCGCCGGCGCTGGGTGGCGGCCGCGGTGTCCGGCGTCGGGCACCTCGTGCTGGCGGCCGTCGCGCCGTTCACCGCCGCGCTCGTCGCGCAGGTCGACCCCCGGCTCGTCGCCACGGCGGCGGGCCTGGGCCTGCTCGGCGCCTTCGTCGGCGCGGCGACGGCGGCCCTCGCCGACGAGGACCTGCGCCTGCCGGCGGCGGTGACCCTGCTCGTCACGGCCTCCGGCGTCGACGTGCTGGGGCTCGGCTCGGCGCCCCTCGGCCTCGCCGCGGGGCTGGTCCTCGCCCGGCTGCTGCGGCCCGCGCGCGGCTGACGCGCCCGAGGGTGCCCCTCAGCGGTGCCCCGCTGAGGGTGCCCCTCAGCGGTGCGTGCCCCAGGGGGCCCCTCAGCGCCCGTCGAGCGCGTCCAGCTCCTCGGCGACCGCCGCGGCGAGCGGGGCGACGTTGGGCTCGTGCAGCAGCGACAGGTGCTCGCCGGGCACGCGCACCAGGCGCCACGGCCCCGTGAGGAAGCGGTCCCAGCCGCCGGCGCGGTCGACGCCGTCCTCCGGGTCGCCCACGACGACGAGCGTGCGCCCGCCCCACGGCCGGCCCCGGTAGCGGCGCAGGAGGTGGTCCCCCTGCAGCCAGAAGCGGTGGAAGTGCCCCCGGCCGCTGCCGTCCTCGCGCAGCCCGGTGAGCCACAGCTTGGCCCGGGTGCGCACCCGCCCGTGGGGGCTCGGCGGCGCCGGCGCGAGGTGCTCCGGCGCGGGGGCGTAGCCGTCGAGCGCGACGAGCAGCTCCACCTCCTCGCCGCGGTCGGCGAGCTGCTGGGCCATCTCGTACGCGACCGTGGACCCGAAGGAGAACCCGGCCAGCCGGTACGGCCCGTGCGGCTGCACGGTCCGCAGGGCCGCGAGGTGCCGGCGGGCGTGGGCGCGCACCGACCAGTCCGGCAGGCCGCCCTCCTCCAGCCCCTTGGCCTGCACGGCCCACACCGGCTGGTCCGGCCCGAGGCGGCGGGCGAGGAAGACGAAGCCCAGGGCGACGCCGCCCGCGCCGGCGACGCAGAACAGCGGGGTGCGGGTGCCCGACGGCTGCACGGGGACGAGGGTGGGGTGCCGCTCGTCGCGGGTGCTCGTCACCTGCCGGGCGAAGGCGGCGAGGGTCGGCGCGGCGACGAGGACGTCCGTCGTCACCTCGACGCCGGTCGAGGCCTGCAGCCGCTCCAGCAGCTCCTGCGTGGCCAGCGAGTCGCCGCCGAGCTCGAAGAAGTCGTCGTCGCGCCCGACCGGCCCCACCTGGAGCACCTCGGACCACAGCGCGGCGAGCACCCGCTCCCAGTCGGTGCGCGGCGCGGCGTACGCGGCGCTGGAGCCGGTCGGCACCGGCGCGAGCGCGGCGCGGTCGACCTTGCCGCGCTCGTTGCGGGGCAGCGCGTCGAGCACGGCGAAGGCCTCGGGGACCATGTGCCCGGGCAGTGTCCGGCGCAGCTGGGCGCGCAGGGCCGTGGTCCGGGCCGGCGCCGAGCGGTCCAGCACGAGGTGGGCGACGAGCCGTACGGGGCGCCCCTCGTCCTGCTGGCCGACGACGACCGCCTCGACGACACCCGGGCAGGCGAGCAGGGCGCGCTCGACCTCGGCGGGCTCGACGCGGTAGCCGCGGACCTTGACGGCGAGGTCGCCGCGGCCGAGCAGCTCGAGCGCGCCGTCGGGGAGCGTCCGGGCCAGGTCGCCGGTGCGGACGGTCACCGTGCCGTCCTCGTCCAGCGCGAAGCGCTCCGCCGTGAGCGCGGGGTCGCGCCAGTAGGCGACGGGCAGCCACCGCGACACGACGTGCACCCAGCCCGTGGCGCCCGGGGCGACCGGGACGCCGTCCTCGTCGAGCAGCCGGACCTCGCGCCCGGCCACCGGGCGCCCGGCCGGCA
The Vallicoccus soli genome window above contains:
- a CDS encoding SpoIIE family protein phosphatase codes for the protein METSPTSGTARAADAAARRLRPAPGGNPALDRLSALAARLLGTTAAQVSLVADVQTVAGGSGLAPGAVGSEGPREESLCTVTAVSGAPLVVPDAVADARVRDLPPVTSGRVGSYLGVPLTSSAGDLVGAMCAFDRRPRTWSPADVALLEQLAASAVAELELSALSTEYHHDRVVWELAIDAAGVGTFDWDLRTGELRWDDRLLRMFGFDRAGFGGRIEAFNERVHPDDVARVTRALQEAIDTCGTYEAEYRVVLPDGRMRWVAAAGRALAGEDGTAERVLGAAHDVSGVREGEARVARVLETMSTAFYALDHDWRFTYVNPQAERVLGRPRDELLGGVVWELFPAAVGSDFEAQYRHAAQTGQPVAFDAHYPAPLDAWYEVRAWPGPDGLSVYFLDVTERRRAQEAAAAAARRVALLAEVTAELTGTLDAEEAVGRLARLVAPALGDWCLVTLVDDDHAAGSYRGLRDVGAWHADPAQRPVVTAYSRVRLGALTDESFLARTLRAGRPVQVRERAARAIRGVLREGEARDLLDALDPASAVFLPLAGRGRTTGLLSVFRGPGRAPVDGDDLRTLQEVASRAGLALDSARLYRQQRDLAEGLQRSLLSKPPEPDHVHVVVRYAAAAEAAKVGGDWYDAFLQEDGATVLVIGDVIGHDTAAAAAMGQVRGLLRGIAATTGEGPAAVLRRLDRAMDLLQVGTSASAVVARVEQDARQRQEGTSVVRWSNAGHPPPFVLRPDGSVELLAQPVTDLLLGVVPDGPRHEAAVELPRGSTVLLYTDGLVERRGQSLDEGMDLLRRTLEDLAPRGLDLDALCDETLARMLPPERADDVALVAVRLYPQDRPRPAVAGPNRVPARVPDDPA
- the dcd gene encoding dCTP deaminase yields the protein MLLSDRDIRAALDDGRLSLAPYDPAMVQPSSVDVRLDRLFRVFENHRYPHIDPAEEQPDLTRVVEPGPDEPFILHPGEFVLASTYEVVTLPDDLAARLEGKSSLGRLGLLTHSTAGFIDPGFSGHVTLELSNVATLPIKLWPGMKIGQLCIFRLSSPAQDPYGSQVHGSRYQGQRGPTPSRSYLSFHRTDVS
- a CDS encoding phosphoribosyltransferase, whose protein sequence is MTPPGGQREVLDWATYGVAARELARQVADAGYRPDLVLGIARGGLVAATSVAYALSVKNLFTMNVEFYTGVDERLPVPIVLPPVPDVVDLAGARVLVVDDVADTGRTLELVLRFCAGHVAEARSAALYEKPGSVVRCDWVWRRTDRWIEFPWSAEEPLA
- a CDS encoding DMT family transporter, whose amino-acid sequence is MAWAYLIVAGFLETAFAVSLKASEGFTRLVPSVLFAVFSVSSFGLLTLALRDLPVGTAYAVWTGIGAAGTAVVGMVWLGDPASVLRIVSIVLIVAGVVGLNLSSAAH
- a CDS encoding TetR/AcrR family transcriptional regulator; the encoded protein is MAGTAGSTPKGERRREAIAAAAADLALEEGFGAVTHRAVAARCGVPLGAMTYYFPDRPALALAALERGAALDVERARAAAAGPGDLAEVLVAVVTGDRPGDAPRLAALYERVLEVARTPALAAAAARWQDELLAAVAGALARHGAPLPPRTALALVDGSAVQALTDGRPDREHLVGLVRAGLAALTT
- a CDS encoding TetR/AcrR family transcriptional regulator; amino-acid sequence: MGDRRPYASAVRAEQARLTRRLVLEAARTLFLRDGYAGTTVAAVAREAGVSGQTVYNAFGSKAGLLTRLFDVTLVGDDEPVPFAQRPATVEVMGRTDPRALLHGYAGLGLVLLTRLGPLLAVVTAGAAAGDPDLRALLERMDAQRLVGTAGVAARLDELGALRPGVDVERARDALWTLNSLAVWEHLVQRRGWSPQEYADWVGRAMADAVLAP
- a CDS encoding glycosyltransferase, which translates into the protein MATFLLASIPVPAHTTNPLPFAARLVERGHRVLWYAGRAFHDRLAAVGAEPLPYARADDFGGEELDEHFPQFAGRSGVRLIARAFDEVFVGQAPARVADLRPVLAAHRVDAMLCDELMYGVGLLSELTGVPWATFGDGPLPFPEPDVPPFGPGLLPVGGPLGRLRNRVVGLAARRVVFRAAQRRYDRVRADLALPPAAGGVLDASTSPYLHLHGAVPSFEYPRRRLPGHVHWVGALRPDPPAAWSPPPWWDEVVGARRPVVAVTQGSIRPDVTELLLPAVRALADEDVLVVVTTGAAAPEDLVGAYGGPLPANVRVAPFVPYDLLLPHAAAFVTNGGYTGVTLALAHGVPLVHAGSTEEKAEIGARVQWSGVGVRLGTTWPSDRAVREGVRRVLRDPAHRAAAARVRDEMARHDAGTEGALLLERLAATRAPVLRGEVPLPVPR
- a CDS encoding (Fe-S)-binding protein, producing MQVLAIVVSLAVTAVALALVAQAAARIVATVRLGQPVAGRTDRPATRTATMLRETLGHTRMLKWSVVGAAHWFVFVGFGALAGTLVQAYGELFVDGWRLPVIGGWAPYGAFVELVALATLLGVLVLIATRLRQRPSRLGRRSRFAGSTMWQGYYVEWTIVTIALCVLVLRALEAVHDGATGWDAAHPVSGLLVPALDGLGAGTVRDLVLAVATVKVVASMLWFVVIALHTTMGVAWHRFTAFPNIWLKRTPVTTREEGTSSVALGPLEPMRSRGVEIDFEDPGEDDVFGVGRVEDLTWKGLLDVSTCTECGRCQSQCPAWNTQKPLSPKLVVTALRDHAHAKAPYLLAGGDDADPAALARVPEQARAEAERPLVAPGDEGGVIDPDVLWSCTSCGACVEQCPVDIEHVDHIMDMRRYQVLVESAFPNELGGLFRNLERSGNPWGAPAAGRMDWAKGLPFEVPVVGETTESLEGYDYLFWVGCAGAFEDRAKRTTRAVAELLHTAGVRFAVLGSGEGCTGDPARRSGNEFLFQMLAAANVEALDAAGAAEGTGTKIVVTCPHCFTTIGREYPQLGGHYAVVHHTQLLNRLVRERRLVPVQRVEQSITYHDPCFLGRHNQVYEPPRELLGAVPGLELTELQRSRERSFCCGAGGARLWMEETIGTRINLDRVDEALALQPDTVAVACPFCRVMVGDGVTARDADEGTEVLDVAQVLLRSVQPADPVAVGAGHPDAVDGASAGAEGGREG
- a CDS encoding benzoate/H(+) symporter BenE family transporter; protein product: MLQRLRSLPAQAVGAGVVAAVLGYASSVAVVVAGLTAAGASTAQVGSGLAAVGVAMGVLSIALSVTTRVPVAVVWSTPGLALLAAVGPVAGGFPAVLGALALAGGLIALTGLVRPLSRLLQRLPAPVTSAVLAGILLPFCLAPARALEPFPVQAGVVCLVWVAALRLAPRYAAPAALAALLAVVAVDGGVVLPGGGDALPSLVATAPTLSWQAVTAIALPLYVVTMAAQNLVGAAVLSSYGYRTPVGRVLVGTGLASAATAPLAAPTANLAAITGALTAGPAAHPDPRRRWVAAAVSGVGHLVLAAVAPFTAALVAQVDPRLVATAAGLGLLGAFVGAATAALADEDLRLPAAVTLLVTASGVDVLGLGSAPLGLAAGLVLARLLRPARG